One window of Corynebacterium sp. P3-F1 genomic DNA carries:
- a CDS encoding chorismate mutase, producing MSVDNSDIRHPSGTDDPLSDEEIQAYRQEIDRLDRVILDAVTRRSEISAAIGKTRMGSGGTRLVHNREVAIINQYRDALGEEGPNLAAILLRLGRGKLG from the coding sequence ATGAGCGTGGATAACAGCGATATCAGGCACCCCTCTGGGACAGACGACCCGTTGTCGGATGAGGAGATCCAGGCCTATCGCCAAGAAATCGACCGTCTCGACCGTGTGATCCTCGACGCGGTGACCCGGCGATCCGAAATTTCCGCAGCCATCGGCAAGACCCGCATGGGGTCAGGCGGCACCCGTTTGGTGCACAACCGGGAAGTGGCGATTATCAACCAATACCGCGACGCCCTGGGCGAAGAAGGCCCCAACCTCGCCGCGATTCTCCT